From one Lycium ferocissimum isolate CSIRO_LF1 chromosome 5, AGI_CSIRO_Lferr_CH_V1, whole genome shotgun sequence genomic stretch:
- the LOC132056230 gene encoding SWI/SNF complex subunit SWI3A — protein sequence MDSTNEPEHDLYTIPSYTSWFSWQSIHEVERLSLREFFDGSSITRTPRIYKEYRDFIITSYREDPTRRLSFTEVRKSLVGDISVLHKVFTFLEKWGLINFDPNNAELPVDAVVEEEDDKEDEKWRIRVEEGAPHGVRVVAAPQSLKPLVPVREPVIIGGRGRGGGGDGVDGVVKVSPMASFSDVYGELVEEGKKESVVCESCKDQCDSGHYEYSKDASINLCEKCFKSGNYDKNKLADEFKLIDGASPKAAWTEAETLLLLESVLKHGDDWDLVAQNVKTKSKLDCISKLIQLPFGDLMLGSIHRKLNFLDKNGEVSGVDQAQPAISECGETPANQPHEQNQEHQQNGDAESETPPLKKIRRAPVSEASSFLMKQVARISGAVGPHITASAAEAAVTALCYENQCSTDIFDEDDDGLGSIADISETERASQVESAEGEDKPARSETEVAVSQRNTIPLTLRMRAATATAVGAAAAHAKLLADQEEREVEYLVSTLVEAQVKKLQRKMKHVDALNLMTEKQHGQMKDLEESLVMERMDILQNIFSAGVSRWRDHASVKS from the exons ATGGACTCAACGAACGAACCTGAACACGACCTTTACACAATCCCAAGTTACACCA GTTGGTTTTCTTGGCAAAGCATACACGAAGTAGAGAGGCTATCATTAAGAGAATTCTTTGATGGGAGTTCAATTACAAGAACACCAAGAATATATAAAGAGTATAGGGACTTTATTATTACATCTTACCGTGAGGATCCGACCCGAAGGTTATCATTTACTGAGGTTAGGAAATCATTAGTGGGTGATATAAGTGTGTTACATAAGGTGTTTACATTTTTGGAGAAGTGGGGTTTGATTAATTTTGATCCTAATAATGCTGAATTGCCTGTTGATGCTGTTGTGGAAGAAGAGGATGATAAGGAGGATGAGAAGTGGAGGATTAGGGTTGAAGAAGGGGCCCCACATGGGGTTAGGGTTGTGGCTGCTCCTCAATCTTTGAAACCCCTCGTGCCCGTGAGGGAACCGGTGATTATTGGTGGGAGGGGaaggggtggtggtggtgatggggTGGATGGGGTagtgaaggtgtcgccaatggcGTCGTTTTCGGATGTTTATGGGGAGTTGGTGGAGGAgggaaaaaaggaaagtgtggtTTGTGAGAGTTGTAAAGATCAATGTGATTCGGGTCATTATGAGTATAGCAAG GATGCGAGCATTAATTTATGCGAGAAGTGCTTTAAAAGTGGTAATTATGACAAGAACAAATTGGCAGATGAGTTCAAGTTAATAGATGGTGCGAGCCCCAAAGCTGCCTGGACTGAAGCAGAGACTTTACTCCTATTAGAATCTGTACTGAAGCATGGTGATGACTGGGATCTTGTTGCTCAAAATGTCAAAACAAAGAGTAAACTGGATTGTATCTCAAAGCTTATACAGTTGCCATTTGGGGATCTTATGCTTGGTTCTATTCATAGAAAGCTTaattttttggacaaaaatgGTGAGGTAAGTGGCGTGGATCAAGCCCAACCTGCAATAAGTGAGTGTGGAGAAACTCCTGCAAATCAACCTCACGAGCAGAACCAGGAGCATCAACAGAATGGAGATGCTGAAAGCGAAACCCCTCCTCTCAAGAAAATACGGAGGGCTCCAGTTTCAGAAGCCAGTAGTTTCCTGATGAAACAG GTAGCTCGCATCTCTGGTGCTGTTGGTCCACATATCACAGCATCTGCAGCTGAGGCTGCTGTTACAGCCCTTTGCTATGAGAATCAGTGTTCAACGGACAtttttgatgaagatgatgatggaTTGGGATCAATTGCTGATATCAGTGAGACAGAGAG GGCGAGTCAAGTTGAAAGTGCTGAAGGGGAGGATAAGCCCGCCAGATCAG AAACAGAAGTAGCAGTCTCTCAGAGAAATACTATACCACTAACTTTACGTATGAGGGCCGCAACTGCAACTGCTGTAGGTGCTGCTGCTGCTCACGCCAAATTGTTGGCCGATCAGGAAGAGAGAGAAGTAGAATATCTGGTTTCTACTTTGGTTGAAGCACAG GTGAAGAAGTTGCAACGCAAAATGAAACATGTTGACGCTCTGAACCTGATGACGGAGAAGCAGCATGGCCAAATGAAGGATTTAGAAGAATCTTTAGTTATGGAGAGAATGGACATCTTGCAGAACATATTTAGTGCCGGGGTATCTAGATGGAGGGATCATGCTTCAGTCAAATCTTAA